The following coding sequences are from one Candidatus Methylomirabilota bacterium window:
- the gcvH gene encoding glycine cleavage system protein GcvH, with protein sequence MVPEGLHYTKAHEWVKVEGDRGRIGITHFAQSQLGDIVFAEMPQVGRVLRQMEAFGVVESVKAVSDLYCPLTGEVLEVNSSLESNPEQINVDPYGRGWMIVARIADPDELGNLMTAEEYKAYLAAEEH encoded by the coding sequence ATGGTTCCTGAGGGGCTGCACTATACGAAAGCGCATGAATGGGTCAAGGTTGAGGGGGATCGTGGACGTATCGGGATCACCCACTTTGCCCAGAGCCAACTCGGCGACATCGTGTTCGCTGAAATGCCACAGGTCGGGAGGGTACTGCGTCAGATGGAGGCGTTCGGCGTCGTGGAGTCGGTGAAGGCCGTCTCCGACCTGTACTGTCCACTGACCGGTGAGGTGCTCGAGGTCAACTCCTCGCTCGAATCGAATCCGGAGCAGATCAACGTCGACCCCTACGGACGGGGATGGATGATCGTGGCCAGAATCGCTGATCCTGACGAGCTGGGGAATCTGATGACCGCTGAGGAGTACAAAGCCTATCTGGCGGCGGAGGAGCACTGA